The Alosa sapidissima isolate fAloSap1 chromosome 8, fAloSap1.pri, whole genome shotgun sequence genome contains a region encoding:
- the ido1 gene encoding indoleamine 2,3-dioxygenase 1 isoform X1: MNLLVTLCSRKVDMPEGMDAENASLSQPFSLEHYHVSDEFGFVLPEPLVDLPPYYQPWMEIARNVPELIGSHSLRACIQQMPLLETDPLQGHRELRLAHLALSVMTMGYVWQEGENETVRVLPHTLAVPYWSVSQKLGLPPILTHADAVLVNWKKTDPQGEFNMENLELLFTLPGGKSVHGFFMVTLLVELAAVPGLRAIPQVINGVHQDDVTMVTRALESISLAIDGMKEALKLMHVYVEPSVFYGIMRIYLSGWKDNPSMPDGLVYESVQVEPMEYSGGSAAQSSLLHCFDELLGVKHEASSGAFLKRMRSHYMPPAHARFIQDISLSRPSLRDFVLERATEPLTAAYEHCVARLVALRNYHINVVSRFITVPAARAKELRLRGDGSEQEHRTITHAPTALEERGTGGSGIMSFLKTIRDQTRASTTSRSGTA, encoded by the exons ATGAACCTGTTGGTCACCCTGTGCAGCCGGAAGGTGGACATGCCAGAAGGCATGGATGCAGAAAATGCCAGTCTATCACAGCCCTTCTCTCTTGAGCACTACCATGTCTCAGatgagtttggatttgtgcTGCCGGAACCTCTGGTAG ATCTGCCACCATACTATCAACCTTGGATGGAAATAGCCAGGAATGTGCCAGAGCTCATTGGTTCCCATTCACTACGTGCATGCATTCAGCAG ATGCCCCTTTTGGAGACGGACCCTCTGCAGGGCCACCGAGAGCTGCGATTGGCTCATCTGGCTCTTAGTGTTATGACAATGGGCTACGTGTGGCAGGAGGGCGAGAATGAGACAGTAAGG GTGCTGCCACATACCCTGGCTGTGCCTTACTGGTCTGTATCACAAAAACTAGGGCTGCCTCCCATCCTGACACATGCTGACGCAGTCCTCGTCAACTGGAAAAAGACTGATCCACAGGG AGAGTTCAATATGGA GAACCTGGAGCTGCTTTTTACTCTCCCTGGTGGAAAAAGTGTGCACGGGTTCTTCATGGTCACGTTATTAGTGGAGCTTGCTGCAGTTCCTGGATTAAGG GCAATTCCTCAAGTTATCAATGGCGTACATCAAGATGATGTTACTATGGTAACCAGGGCTCTGGAATCCATTAGTTTGGCCATAGATGGCATGAAGGAGGCTCTCAAATTGATGCATG ttTACGTGGAACCCTCAGTTTTCTATGGCATCATGAGGATATACCTCTCAGG ATGGAAAGATAACCCGTCGATGCCAGATGGGCTGGTGTATGAGAGTGTGCAGGTGGAGCCCATGGAGTACTCCGGAGGCAGCGCTGCCCAGAGCAGTCTGCTGCACTGCTTCGACGAGCTGCTCGGGGTCAAACATGAGGCCAGCAGTG GGGCCTTTCTGAAACGCATGAGGTCACACTACATGCCCCCAGCCCACGCACGCTTCATCCAGGACATCTCACTGTCCCGACCCTCCCTGCGGGACTTTGTGCTAGAGCGGGCCACTGAGCCTCTGACGGCTGCTTACGAGCACTGCGTGGCCCGGCTTGTGGCGCTGCGGAACTACCACATCAACGTGGTTTCGCGTTTCATCACCGTACCCGCTGCCCGTGCCAAG GAGCTACGTTTGCGGGGCGACGGTTCTGAGCAGGAGCATCGCACCATCACCCATGCGCCCACCGCCCTGGAGGAAAGGGGCACAGGAGGCTCAGGCATCATGAGCTTCCTCAAGACCATCCGGGACCAGACGCGggccagcaccaccagcagaaGTGGCACAGCATAG
- the ido1 gene encoding indoleamine 2,3-dioxygenase 1 isoform X3 → MPEGMDAENASLSQPFSLEHYHVSDEFGFVLPEPLEDLPPYYQPWMEIARNVPELIGSHSLRACIQQMPLLETDPLQGHRELRLAHLALSVMTMGYVWQEGENETVRVLPHTLAVPYWSVSQKLGLPPILTHADAVLVNWKKTDPQGEFNMENLELLFTLPGGKSVHGFFMVTLLVELAAVPGLRAIPQVINGVHQDDVTMVTRALESISLAIDGMKEALKLMHVYVEPSVFYGIMRIYLSGWKDNPSMPDGLVYESVQVEPMEYSGGSAAQSSLLHCFDELLGVKHEASSGAFLKRMRSHYMPPAHARFIQDISLSRPSLRDFVLERATEPLTAAYEHCVARLVALRNYHINVVSRFITVPAARAKELRLRGDGSEQEHRTITHAPTALEERGTGGSGIMSFLKTIRDQTRASTTSRSGTA, encoded by the exons ATGCCAGAAGGCATGGATGCAGAAAATGCCAGTCTATCACAGCCCTTCTCTCTTGAGCACTACCATGTCTCAGatgagtttggatttgtgcTGCCGGAACCTCTG GAAGATCTGCCACCATACTATCAACCTTGGATGGAAATAGCCAGGAATGTGCCAGAGCTCATTGGTTCCCATTCACTACGTGCATGCATTCAGCAG ATGCCCCTTTTGGAGACGGACCCTCTGCAGGGCCACCGAGAGCTGCGATTGGCTCATCTGGCTCTTAGTGTTATGACAATGGGCTACGTGTGGCAGGAGGGCGAGAATGAGACAGTAAGG GTGCTGCCACATACCCTGGCTGTGCCTTACTGGTCTGTATCACAAAAACTAGGGCTGCCTCCCATCCTGACACATGCTGACGCAGTCCTCGTCAACTGGAAAAAGACTGATCCACAGGG AGAGTTCAATATGGA GAACCTGGAGCTGCTTTTTACTCTCCCTGGTGGAAAAAGTGTGCACGGGTTCTTCATGGTCACGTTATTAGTGGAGCTTGCTGCAGTTCCTGGATTAAGG GCAATTCCTCAAGTTATCAATGGCGTACATCAAGATGATGTTACTATGGTAACCAGGGCTCTGGAATCCATTAGTTTGGCCATAGATGGCATGAAGGAGGCTCTCAAATTGATGCATG ttTACGTGGAACCCTCAGTTTTCTATGGCATCATGAGGATATACCTCTCAGG ATGGAAAGATAACCCGTCGATGCCAGATGGGCTGGTGTATGAGAGTGTGCAGGTGGAGCCCATGGAGTACTCCGGAGGCAGCGCTGCCCAGAGCAGTCTGCTGCACTGCTTCGACGAGCTGCTCGGGGTCAAACATGAGGCCAGCAGTG GGGCCTTTCTGAAACGCATGAGGTCACACTACATGCCCCCAGCCCACGCACGCTTCATCCAGGACATCTCACTGTCCCGACCCTCCCTGCGGGACTTTGTGCTAGAGCGGGCCACTGAGCCTCTGACGGCTGCTTACGAGCACTGCGTGGCCCGGCTTGTGGCGCTGCGGAACTACCACATCAACGTGGTTTCGCGTTTCATCACCGTACCCGCTGCCCGTGCCAAG GAGCTACGTTTGCGGGGCGACGGTTCTGAGCAGGAGCATCGCACCATCACCCATGCGCCCACCGCCCTGGAGGAAAGGGGCACAGGAGGCTCAGGCATCATGAGCTTCCTCAAGACCATCCGGGACCAGACGCGggccagcaccaccagcagaaGTGGCACAGCATAG
- the ido1 gene encoding indoleamine 2,3-dioxygenase 1 isoform X2 has translation MNLLVTLCSRKVDMPEGMDAENASLSQPFSLEHYHVSDEFGFVLPEPLEDLPPYYQPWMEIARNVPELIGSHSLRACIQQMPLLETDPLQGHRELRLAHLALSVMTMGYVWQEGENETVRVLPHTLAVPYWSVSQKLGLPPILTHADAVLVNWKKTDPQGEFNMENLELLFTLPGGKSVHGFFMVTLLVELAAVPGLRAIPQVINGVHQDDVTMVTRALESISLAIDGMKEALKLMHVYVEPSVFYGIMRIYLSGWKDNPSMPDGLVYESVQVEPMEYSGGSAAQSSLLHCFDELLGVKHEASSGAFLKRMRSHYMPPAHARFIQDISLSRPSLRDFVLERATEPLTAAYEHCVARLVALRNYHINVVSRFITVPAARAKELRLRGDGSEQEHRTITHAPTALEERGTGGSGIMSFLKTIRDQTRASTTSRSGTA, from the exons ATGAACCTGTTGGTCACCCTGTGCAGCCGGAAGGTGGACATGCCAGAAGGCATGGATGCAGAAAATGCCAGTCTATCACAGCCCTTCTCTCTTGAGCACTACCATGTCTCAGatgagtttggatttgtgcTGCCGGAACCTCTG GAAGATCTGCCACCATACTATCAACCTTGGATGGAAATAGCCAGGAATGTGCCAGAGCTCATTGGTTCCCATTCACTACGTGCATGCATTCAGCAG ATGCCCCTTTTGGAGACGGACCCTCTGCAGGGCCACCGAGAGCTGCGATTGGCTCATCTGGCTCTTAGTGTTATGACAATGGGCTACGTGTGGCAGGAGGGCGAGAATGAGACAGTAAGG GTGCTGCCACATACCCTGGCTGTGCCTTACTGGTCTGTATCACAAAAACTAGGGCTGCCTCCCATCCTGACACATGCTGACGCAGTCCTCGTCAACTGGAAAAAGACTGATCCACAGGG AGAGTTCAATATGGA GAACCTGGAGCTGCTTTTTACTCTCCCTGGTGGAAAAAGTGTGCACGGGTTCTTCATGGTCACGTTATTAGTGGAGCTTGCTGCAGTTCCTGGATTAAGG GCAATTCCTCAAGTTATCAATGGCGTACATCAAGATGATGTTACTATGGTAACCAGGGCTCTGGAATCCATTAGTTTGGCCATAGATGGCATGAAGGAGGCTCTCAAATTGATGCATG ttTACGTGGAACCCTCAGTTTTCTATGGCATCATGAGGATATACCTCTCAGG ATGGAAAGATAACCCGTCGATGCCAGATGGGCTGGTGTATGAGAGTGTGCAGGTGGAGCCCATGGAGTACTCCGGAGGCAGCGCTGCCCAGAGCAGTCTGCTGCACTGCTTCGACGAGCTGCTCGGGGTCAAACATGAGGCCAGCAGTG GGGCCTTTCTGAAACGCATGAGGTCACACTACATGCCCCCAGCCCACGCACGCTTCATCCAGGACATCTCACTGTCCCGACCCTCCCTGCGGGACTTTGTGCTAGAGCGGGCCACTGAGCCTCTGACGGCTGCTTACGAGCACTGCGTGGCCCGGCTTGTGGCGCTGCGGAACTACCACATCAACGTGGTTTCGCGTTTCATCACCGTACCCGCTGCCCGTGCCAAG GAGCTACGTTTGCGGGGCGACGGTTCTGAGCAGGAGCATCGCACCATCACCCATGCGCCCACCGCCCTGGAGGAAAGGGGCACAGGAGGCTCAGGCATCATGAGCTTCCTCAAGACCATCCGGGACCAGACGCGggccagcaccaccagcagaaGTGGCACAGCATAG
- the ido1 gene encoding indoleamine 2,3-dioxygenase 1 isoform X5, whose translation MFFPQMPLLETDPLQGHRELRLAHLALSVMTMGYVWQEGENETVRVLPHTLAVPYWSVSQKLGLPPILTHADAVLVNWKKTDPQGEFNMENLELLFTLPGGKSVHGFFMVTLLVELAAVPGLRAIPQVINGVHQDDVTMVTRALESISLAIDGMKEALKLMHVYVEPSVFYGIMRIYLSGWKDNPSMPDGLVYESVQVEPMEYSGGSAAQSSLLHCFDELLGVKHEASSGAFLKRMRSHYMPPAHARFIQDISLSRPSLRDFVLERATEPLTAAYEHCVARLVALRNYHINVVSRFITVPAARAKELRLRGDGSEQEHRTITHAPTALEERGTGGSGIMSFLKTIRDQTRASTTSRSGTA comes from the exons atgttttttccccaGATGCCCCTTTTGGAGACGGACCCTCTGCAGGGCCACCGAGAGCTGCGATTGGCTCATCTGGCTCTTAGTGTTATGACAATGGGCTACGTGTGGCAGGAGGGCGAGAATGAGACAGTAAGG GTGCTGCCACATACCCTGGCTGTGCCTTACTGGTCTGTATCACAAAAACTAGGGCTGCCTCCCATCCTGACACATGCTGACGCAGTCCTCGTCAACTGGAAAAAGACTGATCCACAGGG AGAGTTCAATATGGA GAACCTGGAGCTGCTTTTTACTCTCCCTGGTGGAAAAAGTGTGCACGGGTTCTTCATGGTCACGTTATTAGTGGAGCTTGCTGCAGTTCCTGGATTAAGG GCAATTCCTCAAGTTATCAATGGCGTACATCAAGATGATGTTACTATGGTAACCAGGGCTCTGGAATCCATTAGTTTGGCCATAGATGGCATGAAGGAGGCTCTCAAATTGATGCATG ttTACGTGGAACCCTCAGTTTTCTATGGCATCATGAGGATATACCTCTCAGG ATGGAAAGATAACCCGTCGATGCCAGATGGGCTGGTGTATGAGAGTGTGCAGGTGGAGCCCATGGAGTACTCCGGAGGCAGCGCTGCCCAGAGCAGTCTGCTGCACTGCTTCGACGAGCTGCTCGGGGTCAAACATGAGGCCAGCAGTG GGGCCTTTCTGAAACGCATGAGGTCACACTACATGCCCCCAGCCCACGCACGCTTCATCCAGGACATCTCACTGTCCCGACCCTCCCTGCGGGACTTTGTGCTAGAGCGGGCCACTGAGCCTCTGACGGCTGCTTACGAGCACTGCGTGGCCCGGCTTGTGGCGCTGCGGAACTACCACATCAACGTGGTTTCGCGTTTCATCACCGTACCCGCTGCCCGTGCCAAG GAGCTACGTTTGCGGGGCGACGGTTCTGAGCAGGAGCATCGCACCATCACCCATGCGCCCACCGCCCTGGAGGAAAGGGGCACAGGAGGCTCAGGCATCATGAGCTTCCTCAAGACCATCCGGGACCAGACGCGggccagcaccaccagcagaaGTGGCACAGCATAG
- the ido1 gene encoding indoleamine 2,3-dioxygenase 1 isoform X4 — MEIARNVPELIGSHSLRACIQQMPLLETDPLQGHRELRLAHLALSVMTMGYVWQEGENETVRVLPHTLAVPYWSVSQKLGLPPILTHADAVLVNWKKTDPQGEFNMENLELLFTLPGGKSVHGFFMVTLLVELAAVPGLRAIPQVINGVHQDDVTMVTRALESISLAIDGMKEALKLMHVYVEPSVFYGIMRIYLSGWKDNPSMPDGLVYESVQVEPMEYSGGSAAQSSLLHCFDELLGVKHEASSGAFLKRMRSHYMPPAHARFIQDISLSRPSLRDFVLERATEPLTAAYEHCVARLVALRNYHINVVSRFITVPAARAKELRLRGDGSEQEHRTITHAPTALEERGTGGSGIMSFLKTIRDQTRASTTSRSGTA, encoded by the exons ATGGAAATAGCCAGGAATGTGCCAGAGCTCATTGGTTCCCATTCACTACGTGCATGCATTCAGCAG ATGCCCCTTTTGGAGACGGACCCTCTGCAGGGCCACCGAGAGCTGCGATTGGCTCATCTGGCTCTTAGTGTTATGACAATGGGCTACGTGTGGCAGGAGGGCGAGAATGAGACAGTAAGG GTGCTGCCACATACCCTGGCTGTGCCTTACTGGTCTGTATCACAAAAACTAGGGCTGCCTCCCATCCTGACACATGCTGACGCAGTCCTCGTCAACTGGAAAAAGACTGATCCACAGGG AGAGTTCAATATGGA GAACCTGGAGCTGCTTTTTACTCTCCCTGGTGGAAAAAGTGTGCACGGGTTCTTCATGGTCACGTTATTAGTGGAGCTTGCTGCAGTTCCTGGATTAAGG GCAATTCCTCAAGTTATCAATGGCGTACATCAAGATGATGTTACTATGGTAACCAGGGCTCTGGAATCCATTAGTTTGGCCATAGATGGCATGAAGGAGGCTCTCAAATTGATGCATG ttTACGTGGAACCCTCAGTTTTCTATGGCATCATGAGGATATACCTCTCAGG ATGGAAAGATAACCCGTCGATGCCAGATGGGCTGGTGTATGAGAGTGTGCAGGTGGAGCCCATGGAGTACTCCGGAGGCAGCGCTGCCCAGAGCAGTCTGCTGCACTGCTTCGACGAGCTGCTCGGGGTCAAACATGAGGCCAGCAGTG GGGCCTTTCTGAAACGCATGAGGTCACACTACATGCCCCCAGCCCACGCACGCTTCATCCAGGACATCTCACTGTCCCGACCCTCCCTGCGGGACTTTGTGCTAGAGCGGGCCACTGAGCCTCTGACGGCTGCTTACGAGCACTGCGTGGCCCGGCTTGTGGCGCTGCGGAACTACCACATCAACGTGGTTTCGCGTTTCATCACCGTACCCGCTGCCCGTGCCAAG GAGCTACGTTTGCGGGGCGACGGTTCTGAGCAGGAGCATCGCACCATCACCCATGCGCCCACCGCCCTGGAGGAAAGGGGCACAGGAGGCTCAGGCATCATGAGCTTCCTCAAGACCATCCGGGACCAGACGCGggccagcaccaccagcagaaGTGGCACAGCATAG